A genomic segment from Glycine soja cultivar W05 chromosome 18, ASM419377v2, whole genome shotgun sequence encodes:
- the LOC114394629 gene encoding uncharacterized protein LOC114394629, translating into MANYGTTQRIPTSSTPQSTADTYEPEPKAPHEKFYSDFRIYCPINIPSTSEAAGVRIMRNMCNFGLYYTLFVWIILFITLIPQRKVSLILFVIMTYVTTLYFLLLRAFPNSVVLHRIIDKRVVLALLAIATAVQLILTKAGIHLAVTLASSVPVLLVHAVLWASYDAFEVEDSSAKGELAPLAGHSESVADNSDAV; encoded by the coding sequence ATGGCAAATTATGGAACCACACAGAGAATTCCCACCTCCTCAACACCACAATCCACCGCTGACACTTATGAACCAGAACCAAAAGCACCCCATGAAAAGTTCTACAGTGATTTCAGAATCTACTGCCCCATTAACATACCCTCAACATCAGAAGCTGCAGGGGTACGTATCATGAGAAACATGTGCAATTTCGGATTGTACTACACACTCTTTGTGTGGATCATACTCTTCATAACCCTCATCCCTCAGCGTAAGGTGTCATTGATTCTGTTTGTCATCATGACCTATGTGACAACCCTTTATTTTTTACTCTTGAGGGCATTTCCAAACTCTGTTGTGCTTCACAGAATCATAGACAAAAGAGTTGTGCTGGCTTTGCTAGCAATTGCAACTGCAGTGCAGCTGATTTTGACTAAGGCAGGTATACATCTTGCAGTGACTTTGGCTAGCAGTGTGCCTGTGCTTTTGGTTCATGCTGTTCTGTGGGCTAGTTATGATGCCTTTGAGGTTGAGGATTCTTCTGCTAAAGGGGAACTGGCTCCTCTTGCTGGCCATAGTGAAAGTGTTGCTGACAATTCTGATGCTGTTTAA
- the LOC114394624 gene encoding uncharacterized protein LOC114394624 isoform X1: MDPLSLSSVSEQARENNVNNKFLLPRKPARQPNPIIYRKLRRGSAAGRFPEKQIEYPTNKELLRTIVYLRNATAVYYEPDKILPYNKAYIDEEDEEEWSTQSEEEKGQKELKKTINNSNDILTKKRKKKSSHIDKENKEPSISSSSSHVINIKEMRKTLERRGQGLTKNDSVSVSIRETFIQFCSTKIICPQEHRAALAVKLYGVQAALLSALGNPFENLSQSISSRNSSQILSLSKASTGFLPAILWTGMFIVSFVYTLIVVWSLAFRVPIISMLCLSLLYCLSVLVAAASGFDVMCGTFRMSGILFASLGVLGFVMLLLVVVLLVLFASWRCPKQDGGAK; encoded by the exons ATGGATCCTTTGAGTCTTTCTTCTGTTTCAGAACAGGCCAGGGAGAACAATGTAAACAATAAGTTCTTGCTTCCAAGAAAGCCT GCAAGGCAACCAAATCCAATCATATACAGGAAATTGCGTCGAGGGTCAGCTGCAGGGAGATTTCCAGAGAAACAAATTGAG TACCCTACAAATAAGGAGTTACTGAGAACAATTGTGTACTTGAGAAATGCTACAGCAGTATATTATGAG CCTGACAAAATATTGCCTTACAATAAAGCCTATATTgatgaggaagatgaagaagagtgGAGCACACAAAGTGAGGAGGAAAAAGGTCAGAAGGAACTTAAAAAAACTATCAACAACTCTAACGACATACTCACCAAGAAACGGAAAAAGAAAAGCAGCCATATTGACAAG GAAAACAAGGAACCTTCTatatcttcttcctcttcccatGTGATAAACATCAAAGAAATGAGAAAAACTTTAGAACGTAGAGGCCAAGGATTAACAAAAAATGATTCTGTAAGTGTTTCCATTCGTGAGACATTCATACAGTTCTGTTCAACAAAGATAATTTGTCCACAGGAACATCGTGCTGCATTAGCAGTTAAGTTATATGGAGTTCAAGCAGCACTTTTATCTGCTTTAGGCAACCCTTTTGAGAACCTATCCCAATCCATAAGCTCAAGAAACAGCTCACAGATACTAAGTTTGTCGAAAGCCTCTACCGGGTTCTTACCAGCAATTTTATGGACTGGAATGTTCATAGTGAGTTTTGTGTACACATTAATTGTGGTTTGGTCTTTGGCTTTTAGAGTGCCTATCATCTCAATGCTGTGCCTTTCTCTTCTGTACTGTTTATCTGTGTTGGTTGCTGCAGCATCAGGGTTTGATGTCATGTGTGGCACGTTTAGAATGAGTGGCATCTTGTTTGCATCTTTAGGGGTTCTTGGCTTTGTTATGCTGCTTCTTGTTGTGGTCTTGCTGGTGCTTTTTGCTTCCTGGAGATGCCCAAAACAAGATGGGGGAGCCAAGTGA
- the LOC114394630 gene encoding uncharacterized protein LOC114394630 translates to MNSVARRLSSLVRHSGFTPEPFNNGHHQMQQLQQCRGIRVKVMGGNLEAALGLMQRKMQSSGIERMIKQEQRFHIKNSEKRVLAQKNLERKIRSEDLAKKLKAIMIKKVRGL, encoded by the exons ATGAACTCAGTTGCAAGGCGTTTATCAAGCTTAGTCAGACATTCAGGTTTCACACCTGAACCCTTCAATAATGGGCATCATCAAATGCAGCAGCTCCAGCAATGCAGAGGCATAAGAGTGAAGGTCATGGGTGGGAACTTGGAAGCAGCATTGGGATTGATGCAGCGTAAGATGCAATCAAGTGGGATCGAGAGGATGATAAAGCAAGAACAAAGATTCCATATCAAAAACTCTGAGAAGCGTGTTTTAGCCCAAAAGAACTTGGAGCGGAAGATTCGATCTGAAGATCTTGCTAAGAAACTTAAGGCCATTATGATCAAGAAAGTCAG GGGTCTATGA
- the LOC114394624 gene encoding uncharacterized protein LOC114394624 isoform X2 yields the protein MDPLSLSSVSEQARENNVNNKFLLPRKPARQPNPIIYRKLRRGSAAGRFPEKQIEYPTNKELLRTIVYLRNATAVYYEPDKILPYNKAYIDEEDEEEWSTQSEEEKGQKELKKTINNSNDILTKKRKKKSSHIDKENKEPSISSSSSHVINIKEMRKTLERRGQGLTKNDSVSVSIRETFIQFCSTKIICPQEHRAALAVKLYGVQAALLSALGNPFENLSQSISSRNSSQILSLSKASTGFLPAILWTGMFIHQGLMSCVARLE from the exons ATGGATCCTTTGAGTCTTTCTTCTGTTTCAGAACAGGCCAGGGAGAACAATGTAAACAATAAGTTCTTGCTTCCAAGAAAGCCT GCAAGGCAACCAAATCCAATCATATACAGGAAATTGCGTCGAGGGTCAGCTGCAGGGAGATTTCCAGAGAAACAAATTGAG TACCCTACAAATAAGGAGTTACTGAGAACAATTGTGTACTTGAGAAATGCTACAGCAGTATATTATGAG CCTGACAAAATATTGCCTTACAATAAAGCCTATATTgatgaggaagatgaagaagagtgGAGCACACAAAGTGAGGAGGAAAAAGGTCAGAAGGAACTTAAAAAAACTATCAACAACTCTAACGACATACTCACCAAGAAACGGAAAAAGAAAAGCAGCCATATTGACAAG GAAAACAAGGAACCTTCTatatcttcttcctcttcccatGTGATAAACATCAAAGAAATGAGAAAAACTTTAGAACGTAGAGGCCAAGGATTAACAAAAAATGATTCTGTAAGTGTTTCCATTCGTGAGACATTCATACAGTTCTGTTCAACAAAGATAATTTGTCCACAGGAACATCGTGCTGCATTAGCAGTTAAGTTATATGGAGTTCAAGCAGCACTTTTATCTGCTTTAGGCAACCCTTTTGAGAACCTATCCCAATCCATAAGCTCAAGAAACAGCTCACAGATACTAAGTTTGTCGAAAGCCTCTACCGGGTTCTTACCAGCAATTTTATGGACTGGAATGTTCATA CATCAGGGTTTGATGTCATGTGTGGCACGTTTAGAATGA